The following are from one region of the Yoonia sp. R2331 genome:
- a CDS encoding CpaE family protein: MSSNAQVKTESPAIVACTVSRDVQIFDLLIEDMETALGESWGDLGFADAVPFLAQPEADDLQFLAIAMDHEDEDNLDLISTVISAAKEKGIKVILITEDVSPASLHQLLREGGDEFVPYPLPEDELANAIERVLTPPEEVPVAPELQNKLKATGDHEGVLIAVHGMAGGTGATTLAVNLAWELANIEKENPPRVCLLDLDLQFGSTSTYLDLPRRETVLELLSDTEAMDSESFMQALLSFEQKLHVLTSPTDMIPLDLVSGEDIGRVIEVARTNFDYVVIDMPSTMVEWSQVVLEAAHVYFATIELEMRSAQNTLRLKRALQSEDLPFDKLRFVLNRAPGFTDLNGKSRVKRLAESLGISIEVQMPDGGKQVPQTADHGSPLGVSAPKNALRKEMLKLAQSVHAVNQAEVAEAG; this comes from the coding sequence ATGAGCAGCAACGCACAAGTGAAGACCGAAAGCCCCGCAATTGTCGCCTGTACTGTCAGCCGTGACGTGCAGATCTTTGATTTGCTGATTGAGGACATGGAAACCGCGCTTGGCGAAAGCTGGGGCGATCTGGGGTTTGCCGATGCCGTGCCGTTCCTGGCGCAGCCCGAGGCGGACGACCTGCAATTCCTGGCCATCGCGATGGATCATGAGGACGAGGATAACCTTGACCTGATCAGCACCGTGATCAGCGCCGCCAAGGAAAAAGGCATCAAGGTGATCCTGATCACCGAAGACGTCAGCCCCGCGTCACTGCACCAGTTGCTGCGCGAAGGCGGCGATGAATTTGTCCCCTACCCCCTGCCCGAGGATGAGTTGGCAAACGCCATCGAACGCGTCCTGACCCCGCCAGAGGAAGTACCCGTCGCGCCAGAGCTGCAGAACAAGCTGAAGGCGACCGGCGACCACGAAGGTGTGCTGATCGCTGTGCACGGCATGGCCGGTGGCACCGGGGCGACCACGCTTGCGGTCAACCTCGCCTGGGAACTGGCGAACATCGAAAAGGAAAATCCACCGCGCGTCTGCCTGCTGGATCTTGATTTGCAATTCGGGTCGACCTCGACCTACCTGGATCTGCCGCGCCGTGAAACGGTGCTGGAGCTTTTGTCGGACACCGAAGCGATGGATAGCGAGAGCTTTATGCAGGCGCTGCTGTCATTTGAACAAAAGCTGCATGTGCTGACCTCGCCCACGGACATGATCCCGCTGGATCTGGTTTCTGGCGAAGATATCGGTCGCGTCATCGAAGTGGCACGCACCAACTTTGATTATGTGGTGATCGACATGCCATCGACCATGGTCGAGTGGAGCCAGGTCGTGCTGGAAGCCGCACATGTCTATTTCGCCACGATTGAGCTGGAAATGCGCTCTGCCCAGAACACGCTGCGATTGAAGCGCGCGCTGCAATCCGAGGATTTGCCGTTCGACAAGCTGCGTTTTGTGCTGAACCGCGCGCCAGGTTTCACCGATCTGAATGGCAAAAGCCGCGTCAAACGTCTGGCCGAAAGCCTTGGCATCTCGATCGAGGTGCAGATGCCGGACGGTGGCAAGCAAGTGCCGCAGACGGCGGATCACGGATCACCCTTGGGGGTTTCGGCGCCCAAGAATGCACTGCGCAAGGAAATGCTGAAGCTCGCGCAATCGGTTCATGCGGTCAATCAGGCCGAAGTGGCCGAAGCCGGATAA
- a CDS encoding OmpA family protein: MKYLVTAAAASALLAGCSEVQNSWTAFNSEAGSQIDTGDFGNASMNNMLVQTGQSDYTINLARRFNSEVNATINFAFNSSALDAGAQATLRKQADWIKQFPEVRFRVYGHTDLVGSAAYNKRLGLSRANAAVNFLVGQGISRSRLEAVASFGETRPVVNTADQNRENRRTVTEVSGFVRNHPTVLNGKYAEIIFRDYVESAIARPDAAALGGGAGGGDSGG, translated from the coding sequence ATGAAGTATCTTGTGACAGCAGCAGCAGCTTCGGCGCTTCTGGCCGGATGTAGCGAAGTCCAAAACTCCTGGACTGCCTTCAACTCTGAAGCGGGCAGCCAGATCGACACCGGTGACTTTGGCAACGCCTCGATGAACAACATGCTCGTGCAGACGGGGCAGTCCGACTACACAATCAACCTGGCACGGCGCTTCAACAGCGAAGTCAACGCGACGATCAACTTTGCGTTTAACTCGTCAGCGCTGGATGCAGGGGCGCAAGCAACGCTGCGCAAGCAGGCCGACTGGATCAAACAGTTCCCAGAGGTCCGGTTCCGGGTCTACGGGCACACCGATCTGGTGGGATCCGCCGCCTATAACAAGCGTCTGGGCCTGTCCCGCGCAAATGCGGCGGTGAATTTCCTTGTGGGGCAAGGCATCAGCCGCTCACGGCTTGAGGCGGTCGCGTCCTTCGGGGAAACCCGTCCGGTGGTCAACACCGCGGATCAAAACCGCGAAAACCGCCGCACCGTGACCGAAGTGTCCGGTTTCGTGCGCAATCACCCCACGGTGCTGAACGGAAAATATGCCGAGATCATTTTCCGCGACTATGTGGAAAGTGCCATCGCGCGCCCTGATGCAGCCGCCTTGGGTGGCGGTGCCGGTGGCGGCGATTCTGGCGGCTAA
- a CDS encoding type II and III secretion system protein family protein, with amino-acid sequence MTYDRFLKAALTGLTLALTTAPTFAPAETLRVMRGAPSGALNVPMNRAVVVESDVPFTELSIANPGIADISSLSDRTIYVLGKEPGRTTLTLLGADGRLITNVDVHVTPDIAEFKERLQQILPGENIEVRTANNGIVLSGTVSSIARLDRALELAQRYAPDRVSNLMSVGGTQQVMLKVRFAEMQRSVSKSLSSSIGIQGTALSGDLGLAAGTNSLNNSGALSNTFGGAVPGINDANGAFLFGFNAGGVEVGILLEALEARGVVRTLAEPNLTALSGQEAKFLAGGEYPVPVSQTDGAVSIQYKPFGVEMVFTPRVVDGDIINLELVAAVSSIDATNGVTINGFTIDAFKRRETSTTVEMRDGESFAIAGLLQDDFTDLNGQVPWVGDIPVLGSLFRSAQYSRQQTELVIIVTPHLVTPTRGEALALPTDRVQPPSEKDLFLFGRVAVDNAPSTGGAGEVARQDFSGSYGYVLDE; translated from the coding sequence ATGACATACGATAGATTCCTAAAGGCGGCTTTGACCGGCCTGACGTTGGCGTTGACCACAGCACCGACGTTTGCACCGGCAGAGACGTTGCGCGTGATGCGCGGCGCCCCATCGGGCGCATTGAACGTCCCCATGAACCGGGCAGTGGTCGTCGAAAGTGACGTCCCCTTCACCGAACTCAGCATCGCCAATCCTGGCATCGCTGACATTTCATCCCTGTCGGACCGTACAATTTACGTCCTCGGCAAGGAACCGGGCCGCACCACACTGACATTGCTAGGCGCTGATGGGCGTCTGATCACCAATGTTGATGTGCACGTGACCCCCGACATCGCGGAATTCAAGGAACGCCTGCAGCAAATCCTGCCCGGCGAGAACATTGAAGTGCGCACCGCCAACAACGGCATCGTGCTGTCAGGCACGGTCAGCAGCATCGCGCGGCTTGATCGGGCACTTGAACTGGCGCAGCGCTACGCGCCGGATCGCGTATCCAACCTGATGAGTGTCGGTGGCACCCAGCAGGTGATGCTGAAAGTCCGCTTTGCAGAGATGCAGCGCAGCGTCAGCAAGTCGCTGTCATCCTCCATCGGCATTCAGGGCACCGCACTCAGCGGCGATCTTGGGCTGGCGGCGGGTACCAATTCGCTGAATAACTCTGGCGCGCTGAGCAACACCTTTGGTGGTGCGGTTCCAGGCATCAACGACGCCAACGGCGCGTTCCTCTTTGGCTTTAACGCCGGTGGGGTCGAAGTTGGCATCCTGCTGGAAGCGCTTGAAGCACGCGGCGTCGTCCGCACGCTGGCGGAACCGAACCTGACGGCCCTTTCAGGGCAAGAGGCGAAGTTCCTCGCTGGTGGTGAATATCCCGTCCCTGTCAGCCAGACAGACGGTGCAGTCAGCATTCAGTACAAGCCCTTCGGTGTTGAGATGGTCTTTACCCCCCGGGTTGTAGATGGCGACATCATCAACCTGGAATTGGTGGCCGCCGTATCTTCGATTGACGCCACCAACGGGGTCACGATCAACGGCTTTACCATCGACGCCTTCAAACGGCGCGAAACCTCGACCACGGTCGAGATGCGCGACGGCGAAAGCTTTGCGATTGCTGGACTTTTGCAGGATGACTTCACCGATCTGAACGGTCAGGTGCCTTGGGTGGGTGATATCCCGGTCCTTGGTTCGCTGTTCCGCTCGGCCCAATACAGCCGGCAACAGACCGAACTGGTGATCATCGTCACCCCGCATCTTGTCACACCGACCCGCGGCGAGGCCCTGGCCCTGCCCACGGACCGTGTGCAGCCACCCAGCGAAAAGGATCTGTTCCTCTTTGGTCGTGTGGCCGTCGACAATGCCCCATCGACTGGTGGTGCAGGCGAAGTGGCCCGTCAGGACTTTAGCGGTTCCTACGGCTATGTTCTTGACGAATAA
- a CDS encoding GNAT family N-acetyltransferase, producing the protein MSVEKIRREVTDNKGRYVLDHGNGISELTYSILSPQTVIADHTEVAAGHEGTGVGLQLLEALLADARAEGFKIVPLCPFVNAQRRKHPDWADLFRV; encoded by the coding sequence ATGTCAGTTGAAAAGATCAGACGCGAAGTGACCGACAACAAGGGGCGCTATGTGCTGGATCACGGCAACGGGATCAGTGAGTTGACCTATTCGATCCTGTCGCCCCAGACCGTGATTGCCGACCACACAGAAGTCGCTGCAGGCCACGAAGGTACTGGTGTCGGGCTGCAATTGCTGGAGGCTCTTCTTGCAGACGCCCGTGCGGAGGGGTTCAAGATCGTCCCGCTTTGCCCCTTTGTGAACGCCCAGCGCCGCAAACATCCCGATTGGGCGGACCTCTTTCGGGTGTAG
- a CDS encoding CoA transferase subunit B — protein MMWDRNQMAERAAQELEDGMYVNLGIGIPTLVANYVGDKDITLQSENGMLGMGPFPFEGEEDPDLINAGKQTITELRRTSYFDSATSFGMIRGGKIAAAVLGAMEVAENGDLANWMIPGKLVKGMGGAMDLVAGVGRVIVVMDHTNKHGDSKLLKECTLPLTGLGVVDRIITNLGVLDVVPGGLKIIETATGVTEDELRAATDATLV, from the coding sequence ATAATGTGGGACCGCAACCAGATGGCCGAACGGGCCGCGCAGGAACTTGAAGACGGTATGTATGTGAACCTTGGTATCGGTATCCCGACGCTGGTGGCCAACTACGTGGGCGACAAGGACATCACGCTGCAATCGGAAAACGGCATGTTGGGCATGGGCCCCTTCCCGTTTGAAGGCGAAGAAGACCCCGACCTGATCAACGCAGGCAAGCAGACGATCACCGAATTGCGCCGCACATCCTATTTCGACAGCGCCACCAGCTTTGGCATGATCCGCGGCGGCAAGATCGCAGCCGCAGTTCTGGGCGCGATGGAGGTGGCCGAAAACGGTGACCTTGCCAACTGGATGATCCCCGGCAAGCTGGTCAAGGGGATGGGCGGTGCGATGGATCTGGTCGCGGGCGTAGGCCGCGTGATCGTGGTGATGGACCACACCAACAAGCATGGTGACAGCAAGCTGCTGAAAGAATGCACCCTGCCGCTGACCGGTCTGGGTGTCGTTGACCGCATCATCACCAACCTTGGTGTGCTGGACGTTGTCCCCGGTGGCCTGAAGATCATCGAGACCGCGACCGGCGTGACCGAAGACGAACTGCGCGCCGCAACAGACGCCACTCTTGTCTGA
- a CDS encoding CoA transferase subunit A, with protein sequence MKKIYPDAATALDGLLHDGMFIAAGGFGLCGIPELLLAAIKDAGTKDLTFASNNAGVDDFGIGILLQTRQVKKMISSYVGENAEFMRQYLSGELELEFNPQGTLAERMRAGGCGIPGFYTKTGVGTVIAEGKEHKDFPTGKDGAPETYIMEEGLFADLAIVKAWKADESGNLIFRKTARNFNPPAAMCGRTCVVEVEEIVPMGSLDPDNIHLPGIYVHRIIQGQHEKRIEQRTVREKA encoded by the coding sequence ATGAAAAAGATTTACCCGGACGCCGCCACGGCCCTTGATGGGCTTTTGCATGACGGCATGTTTATCGCGGCGGGTGGCTTTGGCCTGTGTGGCATTCCCGAACTGCTGCTGGCCGCGATCAAGGACGCCGGCACCAAGGACCTGACCTTTGCCTCGAACAATGCAGGAGTGGACGATTTTGGCATCGGCATTTTGCTGCAGACCCGCCAGGTCAAAAAGATGATCAGCTCTTACGTGGGTGAAAACGCGGAATTCATGCGCCAATATCTGTCGGGCGAACTTGAGCTGGAATTCAACCCCCAGGGCACCCTGGCCGAACGGATGCGCGCGGGCGGTTGCGGCATCCCCGGTTTTTACACCAAGACCGGCGTTGGCACGGTGATTGCCGAGGGCAAGGAGCACAAGGACTTTCCCACCGGCAAGGACGGCGCGCCCGAAACCTATATCATGGAAGAAGGGCTTTTTGCTGATCTGGCGATTGTGAAGGCCTGGAAGGCGGATGAAAGCGGCAATTTGATTTTCCGCAAGACTGCGCGCAACTTCAACCCGCCTGCGGCCATGTGTGGACGCACCTGTGTTGTGGAGGTTGAAGAGATCGTCCCGATGGGCAGCCTTGACCCCGACAACATCCACCTGCCCGGCATCTACGTGCACCGGATCATTCAAGGGCAGCACGAGAAACGGATTGAGCAGCGCACCGTGAGGGAGAAGGCATAA
- a CDS encoding acyl-CoA thioesterase translates to MSDLAQAAPEGTLTLQTVAMPADTNSGGDIFGGWVVSQMDLAAGITAQQRAQGRAATVAIEALRFHAPVLVGDLFSVYTQIQRTGRTSVTMHVEAWVRRQRTGEQSMVTEGDFTFVAIAESGVTRPLPAEADDVS, encoded by the coding sequence TTGTCTGATCTGGCCCAAGCCGCACCAGAGGGCACATTGACCCTGCAGACGGTCGCCATGCCCGCCGATACCAATTCCGGTGGCGATATCTTTGGCGGCTGGGTCGTCAGCCAGATGGACCTTGCCGCCGGGATCACCGCACAACAGCGCGCACAGGGCCGCGCGGCCACCGTCGCGATCGAGGCGTTGCGATTTCATGCGCCGGTGCTCGTTGGTGACCTCTTTTCGGTCTACACGCAGATCCAGCGCACCGGGCGCACATCCGTCACCATGCATGTGGAGGCTTGGGTGCGCCGCCAGCGCACCGGTGAACAGTCAATGGTGACCGAGGGCGATTTCACCTTTGTGGCGATTGCCGAAAGCGGCGTGACCCGCCCCCTGCCTGCGGAGGCGGATGATGTCAGTTGA
- a CDS encoding GNAT family N-acetyltransferase yields the protein MTPRAFSPDEISALASLWHDGWHEAHAAHVPAELTAQRTRESFVQRLPDMADRTRVIGPMGAPLGLCAIEGAELDQLFVARAGRGTGIAAALLQDGVNRLAANGVRRAHLYCLVGNDPAARFYARQGWEDMGQELMGPPATETPFALRCIRFEKSLDGLTSQD from the coding sequence ATGACCCCTCGCGCTTTCTCGCCCGATGAAATTTCCGCTCTGGCGTCTTTGTGGCACGACGGCTGGCACGAGGCGCATGCGGCCCATGTGCCGGCAGAGCTGACGGCACAGCGGACCCGCGAGAGTTTCGTGCAGCGGTTGCCAGATATGGCGGATCGCACGCGGGTCATTGGACCAATGGGTGCGCCGCTCGGATTGTGTGCGATTGAGGGTGCGGAGTTGGATCAGCTGTTTGTCGCCCGTGCCGGTCGGGGCACCGGGATCGCAGCTGCGCTGCTGCAAGATGGCGTGAACCGGTTGGCGGCGAACGGGGTGCGGCGCGCGCATCTTTATTGCCTTGTGGGCAATGATCCAGCAGCCCGATTCTATGCGCGGCAGGGTTGGGAAGACATGGGGCAGGAATTGATGGGGCCGCCAGCGACCGAAACACCGTTCGCGTTGCGCTGCATCCGATTCGAGAAGTCCTTGGACGGTCTTACCTCGCAGGACTAA
- a CDS encoding Flp family type IVb pilin — MLNFIKNFRNDEDGAVTVDWVVLTAAIVALGLVVGTSVKGGATTLAADVGADLTAQVTP, encoded by the coding sequence ATGCTTAACTTTATCAAGAACTTCCGTAACGACGAAGACGGCGCAGTCACAGTTGACTGGGTTGTGCTGACTGCTGCAATCGTGGCTCTGGGCCTGGTTGTGGGTACGTCCGTCAAGGGCGGCGCCACTACTCTGGCTGCCGACGTTGGCGCTGACCTGACCGCACAGGTTACACCGTAA
- a CDS encoding lytic transglycosylase domain-containing protein, which produces MACANPVFAEGERLQPDFTFKRVGVPSGNAGSRITVQVDPSAAPATVAPAPAVPDAPQLTGLEWFWQDVSPDLDDSGPGRLEQAILAMGDAPAGKGVPAPRLQTLQEIAQAHGLDILRETVGTDVSPALVLALIAIESSGKSDATSSAGAHGLMQLMPATAARFGVTDTSDPSQNIKGGVAYLSWLMGHFDGDPILVLAGYNAGEGAVRDHAGVPPYPETRAYVPKVLAAFNVAKGLCKTPPELVSDGCVFAVSGS; this is translated from the coding sequence ATGGCATGTGCGAATCCGGTGTTTGCAGAGGGCGAAAGACTGCAACCGGACTTTACCTTTAAACGTGTGGGCGTGCCGTCAGGCAATGCGGGCAGCCGGATCACCGTGCAGGTGGACCCATCAGCGGCACCGGCCACTGTCGCACCTGCACCGGCAGTGCCCGATGCGCCGCAGTTGACCGGGCTGGAATGGTTCTGGCAAGACGTCTCGCCCGATCTGGATGACAGCGGACCGGGGCGGCTGGAACAGGCGATCCTTGCGATGGGTGATGCCCCTGCGGGCAAAGGCGTGCCCGCGCCACGGCTACAAACCCTGCAAGAGATCGCACAGGCCCACGGGTTGGATATCCTGCGCGAAACGGTGGGCACCGATGTCTCGCCCGCGCTGGTGCTCGCGTTGATTGCGATTGAGAGTTCCGGCAAGTCTGATGCCACCAGCAGTGCAGGCGCGCATGGGCTGATGCAACTCATGCCCGCGACCGCCGCACGGTTTGGCGTGACTGACACCAGCGACCCCAGCCAGAACATCAAGGGCGGTGTGGCCTACTTATCTTGGCTGATGGGCCACTTTGACGGGGACCCGATCCTTGTGCTTGCCGGATATAACGCGGGCGAAGGGGCCGTGCGTGACCACGCAGGTGTGCCGCCATACCCTGAAACCCGCGCCTATGTGCCCAAGGTGCTGGCCGCGTTCAATGTGGCCAAGGGCCTTTGTAAGACCCCACCAGAGCTGGTCAGCGACGGCTGCGTCTTTGCGGTCAGCGGATCATAG
- the topA gene encoding type I DNA topoisomerase, with translation MPVVVVESPAKAKTINKYLGSDYTVLASYGHVRDLPPKDGSVQPDDDFAMTWQVASDSKKHIKAIVDALKDDPELILATDPDREGEAISWHLWEELSNKRGLKITKADRVVFNAITKSAVTEAMKNPREVDQPLVDAYLARRALDYLVGFNLSPVLWRKLPGSRSAGRVQSVTLRLIVEREMEIEAFRAQEYWSVKAQLTSARGQAFEARLTVLAGNKLDKFSLENDTQAEMAVQAINSRDLSVQRVEAKPGTRNPAPPFMTSTLQQEASRKFGFGARQTMSVAQRLYEAGLITYMRTDGIDMAPEAVTASRDAIAARYGADYVPAEARVYKNKAKNAQEAHECVRPTDMSVSAEEAKIADADQRKLYDLIWKRTLASQMSAARLERTTADIGSADGQVMLRATGQVMLFDGFLRVYEEGRDDDVVDDDDKRLPQLAEGEKADKKSVTPEQHFTQPPPRYTEATLVKKMEELGIGRPSTYASIVTTIQDRGYVEKEKNRLIPQDKGRLVTVFLINYFRKYVGYDFTAGLEDQLDQVSAGDADYKRVLHNFWSDFSAAIAETADLRIGEVLDKINEVLEPHLFPPTEDGSDPRLCPNCGAGRLSMRTARSGGAFIGCSNYPECRYTRPFGPPDPDAEASAIPPEGKLLGTDAGDNIRVFKGRFGPYVQRGEVTEDNKKPPRTGVPEAWDPTEIGLDEALRLLELPRLIGTHPEDGVNVWANLGRYGPYLKHAESTSFKGGTNANLPAVEDVWTVGMNHAVQLLAEKVASRGGRGRAAKPIRELGEHPEAGGVVAIYDGKYGPYVKWEKINATIPDTVEHADLTMAQAVDLIAERAAKTGKKVAKKKAPAKKKAAPKKKAAAKKA, from the coding sequence ATGCCCGTTGTCGTCGTCGAATCCCCAGCTAAGGCTAAGACAATAAACAAATATTTGGGGTCCGACTACACCGTTTTGGCGTCCTACGGACACGTCCGAGACCTGCCGCCCAAGGACGGATCGGTCCAGCCTGACGACGATTTTGCGATGACCTGGCAGGTGGCAAGCGACAGCAAAAAGCACATCAAGGCGATTGTTGACGCGCTCAAGGATGACCCTGAACTAATCCTCGCCACCGACCCTGACCGCGAGGGCGAGGCAATCAGCTGGCACCTGTGGGAAGAGCTGTCAAACAAGCGCGGGCTGAAGATCACCAAGGCTGATCGCGTGGTGTTCAACGCGATCACCAAGTCCGCCGTAACCGAGGCGATGAAGAACCCGCGCGAGGTCGATCAGCCATTGGTCGATGCCTATCTGGCGCGCCGCGCGCTCGATTATCTGGTGGGGTTCAACCTGTCGCCGGTGCTGTGGCGCAAATTGCCCGGCTCACGATCTGCCGGTCGGGTGCAATCCGTCACCCTGCGCCTGATTGTCGAGCGCGAGATGGAGATCGAGGCATTTCGCGCGCAGGAATACTGGTCGGTCAAGGCGCAGCTGACCTCTGCGCGGGGGCAAGCGTTTGAGGCGCGGTTGACCGTGCTGGCGGGCAACAAGCTGGACAAGTTCAGCCTTGAAAACGACACGCAGGCCGAGATGGCCGTGCAAGCGATCAACAGCCGCGATCTGTCCGTGCAGCGGGTCGAAGCCAAACCCGGCACGCGCAACCCTGCACCGCCCTTCATGACCTCGACCCTGCAGCAAGAGGCCAGCCGCAAGTTCGGCTTTGGCGCGCGCCAGACGATGAGCGTCGCCCAGCGGCTTTATGAGGCAGGGCTAATCACCTACATGCGGACCGACGGCATCGACATGGCGCCAGAAGCGGTCACAGCCTCGCGCGATGCGATCGCAGCGCGGTATGGCGCGGATTACGTCCCGGCAGAGGCGCGGGTATACAAAAACAAGGCCAAGAACGCGCAAGAGGCACATGAATGCGTGCGCCCCACGGACATGTCCGTCAGCGCCGAAGAGGCCAAGATCGCCGATGCCGACCAGCGCAAGCTTTACGATCTGATCTGGAAGCGGACGCTGGCCAGCCAGATGTCAGCGGCCCGGTTGGAACGCACAACAGCAGATATCGGCAGCGCGGATGGTCAGGTGATGCTGCGCGCCACCGGTCAGGTGATGCTGTTCGACGGCTTCCTGCGCGTCTATGAAGAAGGCCGCGACGATGATGTGGTCGATGACGACGACAAGCGCCTGCCGCAACTCGCCGAAGGCGAGAAGGCCGACAAGAAAAGCGTCACACCAGAGCAGCATTTCACCCAGCCCCCGCCCCGCTACACCGAGGCGACGCTGGTCAAGAAGATGGAAGAATTGGGCATTGGCCGCCCGTCTACCTATGCCAGCATTGTCACGACAATTCAGGACCGTGGCTATGTGGAAAAGGAAAAGAACCGCCTGATCCCGCAGGACAAGGGCCGGTTGGTCACCGTCTTTCTGATCAACTATTTCCGCAAATATGTAGGCTACGACTTTACCGCCGGGCTGGAGGATCAGCTTGATCAGGTCAGCGCAGGTGATGCAGATTACAAACGCGTGCTGCATAACTTCTGGTCCGATTTCTCGGCCGCGATTGCGGAAACCGCTGATCTGCGGATCGGCGAAGTTCTCGACAAGATCAACGAGGTGCTGGAGCCGCATCTGTTCCCGCCCACTGAGGACGGCAGCGATCCGCGCCTTTGCCCCAATTGTGGTGCCGGGCGGTTGTCGATGCGCACCGCACGGTCTGGCGGGGCGTTTATCGGCTGCTCGAACTACCCCGAGTGTCGTTACACCCGGCCCTTCGGCCCGCCTGATCCTGATGCCGAAGCCTCTGCCATTCCGCCTGAGGGAAAGCTTTTGGGCACTGATGCGGGCGACAACATCCGCGTCTTCAAGGGCCGCTTTGGGCCATATGTTCAGCGCGGCGAGGTGACCGAGGACAACAAGAAGCCGCCCCGCACCGGTGTGCCAGAGGCTTGGGACCCGACAGAGATTGGTCTTGACGAGGCGCTGCGTCTGCTGGAGCTGCCGCGCCTCATCGGCACCCATCCCGAGGACGGTGTGAATGTTTGGGCCAACCTTGGTCGCTACGGTCCTTATCTGAAGCACGCGGAAAGCACGTCTTTCAAAGGTGGCACCAACGCCAACCTGCCCGCAGTCGAGGATGTCTGGACCGTCGGTATGAACCACGCTGTGCAGTTGTTGGCCGAAAAGGTCGCCAGCCGGGGCGGTCGCGGCCGTGCAGCAAAACCGATCCGCGAGCTCGGCGAACACCCCGAAGCGGGCGGTGTTGTGGCGATTTATGACGGCAAATACGGACCTTATGTGAAGTGGGAAAAGATCAACGCGACGATCCCCGATACCGTGGAACACGCTGACCTGACGATGGCGCAGGCCGTTGATCTTATCGCGGAACGTGCCGCCAAAACCGGCAAGAAGGTCGCCAAGAAAAAGGCCCCTGCCAAAAAGAAAGCCGCGCCCAAGAAAAAGGCTGCGGCCAAGAAAGCCTGA
- a CDS encoding Flp family type IVb pilin, which produces MRQYFKNFRNDEDGAVTVDWVVLTAAIVALGLVVGTSVRGGTTTLAADLGADMTAMVTP; this is translated from the coding sequence ATGCGGCAGTATTTCAAAAATTTCCGGAACGACGAAGACGGCGCTGTCACCGTTGACTGGGTTGTCCTGACCGCGGCCATCGTAGCCCTTGGTCTGGTTGTCGGCACCTCCGTGCGCGGCGGTACCACAACACTGGCGGCCGACCTCGGCGCCGACATGACGGCGATGGTCACACCCTAA
- the cpaB gene encoding Flp pilus assembly protein CpaB: MRAVFGLVLVLGMGLAGFAVYMVKNYMTDQEAALIAERQRAQASVATVDVYAVNRDVAYGEQLTLEDVTVVKYAKDFLPEGVFHEEAALFPLGTEVPRAATRAMLANEPVLASKVTEPGENAGITQSLKPGMRAFEINIGATSGVSSFVRPGDRVDVYWTGTVGGGAYGEPREITRRIQNGVELIAVNQSTDSELENDEIPRTLTVQVSQNDVLGLAQLQTTGTLSMSLVGAGDLTEATVVEVDQASLLGLQQLAPEAAPTPQAAPQTCSIRTRRGAEVVEIPIPCTN; encoded by the coding sequence ATGCGCGCAGTATTTGGACTGGTATTGGTTCTGGGCATGGGACTTGCGGGTTTCGCAGTTTACATGGTCAAGAACTACATGACCGATCAAGAAGCCGCGTTGATTGCCGAACGTCAGCGCGCGCAGGCCTCTGTGGCCACGGTGGACGTCTATGCGGTCAACCGCGACGTTGCTTATGGCGAACAGTTGACCCTCGAAGACGTGACAGTGGTCAAATACGCCAAAGACTTCTTACCCGAAGGCGTGTTCCACGAAGAAGCGGCGCTATTCCCGCTGGGCACCGAGGTGCCGCGTGCGGCAACCCGCGCGATGTTGGCAAATGAACCAGTTCTGGCTTCAAAAGTGACAGAACCAGGTGAGAATGCAGGCATCACGCAAAGCCTGAAACCCGGGATGCGCGCATTTGAGATTAACATTGGTGCCACGTCCGGCGTGTCCAGCTTTGTTCGCCCCGGCGACCGTGTGGACGTCTATTGGACCGGGACCGTGGGCGGTGGCGCATATGGTGAACCGCGCGAGATTACCCGCCGCATTCAAAACGGTGTGGAGCTGATCGCTGTGAACCAGTCAACAGACTCCGAGCTGGAAAACGATGAGATCCCGCGCACGCTTACTGTCCAAGTTAGCCAGAATGACGTGCTTGGCCTTGCCCAGTTGCAGACAACCGGCACCCTGTCGATGTCACTGGTTGGTGCAGGCGACTTGACCGAAGCGACGGTCGTCGAAGTGGATCAGGCATCACTCCTGGGCCTACAACAACTGGCACCCGAAGCGGCCCCAACCCCGCAGGCGGCACCGCAGACCTGTTCAATCCGTACACGGCGGGGCGCAGAAGTGGTTGAAATCCCGATCCCCTGCACAAACTGA